The Streptococcus oralis Uo5 genome includes a window with the following:
- the bgaA gene encoding LPXTG-anchored adhesin/beta-galactosidase BgaA produces the protein MEKGHWNRKRVYSIRKFAVGACSVMIGTCAVLFGGSVIGESPVFADETPIAHTVEQAKEESPAVEEKEDQTVAEHKDVASVDQSQAAPIEASKPEKKEDEPVAPKEEKASLKPEETAPKVESQASSQEKPVKEDLKAATNEEVNQMIEDRKVNFNQNWHFKLNANPKEAVKSDADVSTWQKLDLPHDWSIFNDFDHQSPAQNEGGQLNGGEAWYRKTFKLDEKDLKKNVRVTFDGVYMDSQVYVNGQLVGHYPNGYNQFSYDITKYLHKDGRENVIAVHAVNKQPSSRWYSGSGIYRDVTLQMTDKVHVEKNGTTILTPKLEQQQHGKVETYVTSKIVNTDDKDHELVAEYQIVERGGQAVTGLVRTASRTLKAHESTSLDAILEVEQPKLWTVLNDKPALYELITRVYRDGQLVDAKKDLFGYRYYHWTPNEGFSLNGERIKFHGVSLHHDHGALGAEENYKAEYRRLKQMKEMGVNAIRTTHNPASPQTLQIAAELGLLVQEEAFDTWYGGKKPYDYGRFFEKDATHPEARKGEKWSDYDLRTMVERDKNNPAVFMWSIGNEIGEANGNAHSLATVKRLVKVIKDVDTTRYVTMGADKFRFGDGSGDHEKIANELDAVGFNYSEDNYKKLRAKHPNWLIYGSETSSATRTRGSYYRPDQELVHSNQAYRNYEQSDYGNDRVGWGKTATASWTFDRDNAGYAGQFIWTGTDYIGEPTPWHNQNHTPVKSSYFGIVDTAGIPKHDFYLYQSQWVSVKKKPMVHLLPHWNWENRDLASKVEDAQGKIPVRAYSNAASVELFLNGQSLGVKKFNKKQTSDGRTYQEGANAKELYLEWKVAYQPGTLEAVARDEAGKEIARDKITTAGQPAGVRLIKEEHAIAADGKDLTYIYYEIVDSEGNVVPTANNLVRFQLHGQGQLVGVDNGEQASRERYKAQPDGSWIRRAFNGKGVAIVKSTEQAGKFTLTAHSDLLKSSQVTVFTGKKEDQEKTVLGTEVPKVRTVIEKEPKMPKTVGFIYSDGSREKRPVTWSSVDVSQAGVVTVKGMADGREVEARVEILAIANELPTVKRVAPGTDLSAVDKYVSIAVTDGSVQEYEVDKWEIAEADKAKLSVAGSRIQMTGQLGGETIHATLVVEEGEAAAPVAPTVTVGGESVAGLTSQNPMQYRTLAYGASLPEVVASAENAAVTVVQASAANGMRASIFVQPNDGGPLQMYAIQFLEEAPKIDHLSLQVEQADGLKEDQTVKLSVLAHYQDGTQAVLPADKVNFSTSGEGEVAVRKGMLELHKPGTVTLKAEYEGARGQIDLTIQANTEKKIAQSIRPVNVVTDLHQEPSLPATVTVEYDKGFPKAHKVTWQAIPKEKLDHYQTFEVLGKVEGIDLEARAKVSVEGIVSVEEVSVTTPIAEAPQLPESVRTYDSNGHVSSAKVTWDKIRPEQYAKEGVFTVNGRLEGTQLTTKLHVRVSAQTEKGANISDQWTGSELPLAFASDSNPTDPVSNVNDKLISFNDRPANRWTNWNRTNPEASVGVLFGDSGILSKRSVDNLSVGFHEDHGVGVPKSYVIEYYVGKTVPTAPKNPSFVGEENHAFNDPANWKEVSNLKAPAQLKAGEMNHFSFDKVETYAVRIRMVRLDSKKGTSITEVQIFAKQVAAAKQGQTRIQVDGKDLANFNPDLTDYYLESVDGKVPAVTASVSNNGLATVVPSVREGEPVRVIAKAENGDILGEYRLHFTSNKDLLSRKPVATVKQARLLQVGQPLELPTKVPVYFTGKDGYETKDLAVEWEEVPAENLTKAGQFTVRGRVLGSDLVAEFTVRVTDKLGESLSDNPNYNENGNRAFASATNDIDKNSKDRIDYINDGNQDESRRWTNWSPTPSSNPEVSAGVIFRENGKIVERTVAQAKLHFFADSGTDAPSKLVLERYVGPEFEVPTYYSNYQAYDAAHPFNNPENWETVSYRADKDIAAGDEINVTFKAVKAKAMRWRMERKADKSGVAMIEMTFLAPSELPQESTQSKILVDGNELPDFAEDRQDYQITYKGQRPKVSVEESNQVASTVVDSGDDSLPVLVRLVSESGKQVKEYRIQLTKENPVSEKTVAAVQEDLPKLEFVEKDLAYKTVEKKDSTLYLGETRVEQEGKVGKERIFTAVNPSGSKEEKLREVVEAPTDRIVLVGTKPGTSLPEDEVKNLVLNRPELVIEEETIDFKVQEQKNDQLPAGQTRVLQEGQKGIRVHLIEVENGKRTEKESYDKVVAQDRIVEVGTAGETTKPVPQESTKPQVSEKTDTKEIASSAAGQVQKEQLPNTGSAEGQAAVAAGLALLGLSAGLVATKGKKED, from the coding sequence ATGGAAAAAGGCCATTGGAATCGTAAAAGAGTCTACAGCATTCGTAAGTTTGCCGTAGGCGCTTGCTCTGTCATGATTGGAACCTGTGCGGTTCTATTTGGAGGAAGTGTCATTGGAGAATCACCAGTTTTCGCCGATGAAACTCCTATCGCTCACACTGTGGAACAAGCAAAAGAGGAAAGTCCGGCAGTGGAGGAAAAAGAAGATCAAACTGTAGCAGAGCACAAGGATGTTGCAAGTGTCGATCAAAGTCAAGCTGCTCCAATTGAAGCAAGCAAACCAGAGAAGAAAGAAGATGAACCTGTAGCTCCAAAAGAGGAGAAAGCGTCACTAAAACCTGAAGAAACAGCTCCAAAGGTAGAATCTCAAGCTTCAAGTCAAGAAAAGCCTGTCAAGGAAGATTTGAAAGCTGCGACAAATGAAGAAGTGAATCAAATGATTGAAGATAGAAAAGTGAATTTTAATCAAAATTGGCACTTTAAACTCAATGCGAATCCTAAAGAAGCTGTGAAATCAGATGCCGATGTATCAACATGGCAAAAATTAGATCTTCCACATGACTGGAGTATCTTTAATGATTTTGACCATCAGTCACCTGCTCAAAACGAGGGTGGACAGCTCAATGGTGGTGAAGCTTGGTATCGCAAGACCTTTAAACTTGATGAAAAAGATCTCAAGAAAAATGTTCGAGTGACCTTTGATGGTGTCTACATGGACTCTCAAGTCTATGTCAATGGCCAGTTAGTGGGACATTATCCAAATGGTTATAACCAGTTCTCATACGATATTACTAAATACCTTCACAAAGATGGCCGTGAGAATGTGATTGCTGTCCATGCTGTCAACAAACAACCAAGTAGCCGTTGGTATTCAGGTAGCGGTATCTACCGTGATGTGACCTTGCAAATGACAGATAAAGTTCATGTTGAGAAGAATGGGACAACCATCTTAACACCAAAGCTAGAACAACAGCAACATGGCAAGGTTGAAACGTATGTGACCAGCAAAATCGTCAATACAGACGATAAAGACCATGAACTTGTAGCAGAGTATCAAATCGTTGAACGTGGTGGTCAGGCTGTAACAGGCTTGGTTCGTACAGCGAGCCGTACCTTGAAAGCACATGAATCAACAAGCCTTGATGCGATTTTAGAAGTTGAACAACCAAAACTCTGGACCGTTTTAAATGACAAACCTGCCTTGTACGAATTGATTACGCGTGTTTACCGTGACGGTCAATTGGTTGATGCTAAGAAAGATTTGTTTGGTTACCGTTACTATCACTGGACTCCAAATGAAGGTTTCTCTTTGAATGGTGAACGCATTAAATTCCATGGTGTTTCCTTGCACCATGACCATGGAGCGCTTGGAGCAGAAGAAAACTATAAGGCAGAATACCGTCGTCTCAAACAAATGAAGGAGATGGGCGTTAACGCCATCCGTACAACTCATAACCCTGCAAGTCCACAGACCTTGCAAATCGCAGCAGAACTTGGTTTGCTTGTTCAGGAAGAGGCCTTTGATACTTGGTATGGTGGCAAGAAACCTTATGATTACGGACGTTTCTTTGAAAAAGATGCCACTCACCCAGAAGCTAGAAAAGGTGAAAAATGGTCTGACTATGATCTTCGTACCATGGTCGAAAGAGATAAAAACAACCCAGCTGTCTTCATGTGGTCTATCGGAAACGAAATCGGTGAAGCCAATGGTAATGCTCACTCTCTTGCAACGGTTAAACGCTTAGTAAAAGTGATTAAAGATGTTGATACTACACGTTATGTTACCATGGGAGCAGATAAGTTCCGTTTTGGTGATGGTAGCGGTGATCATGAGAAAATTGCTAATGAACTGGATGCAGTTGGTTTTAACTACTCAGAAGATAACTACAAGAAACTTCGTGCGAAACATCCAAACTGGTTGATTTACGGTTCAGAAACATCTTCAGCAACCCGTACACGCGGTAGCTATTATCGTCCTGACCAAGAATTGGTACATAGCAACCAAGCTTATCGTAATTACGAACAGTCCGATTATGGAAATGACCGTGTTGGTTGGGGGAAAACTGCAACCGCTTCATGGACTTTTGACCGAGACAATGCTGGTTACGCAGGACAATTTATATGGACCGGTACAGACTATATCGGGGAGCCTACACCATGGCACAACCAAAACCATACACCAGTTAAGAGTTCTTACTTTGGAATCGTAGATACAGCCGGTATTCCAAAACATGACTTCTACCTCTACCAAAGCCAATGGGTTTCTGTTAAGAAGAAACCAATGGTTCACCTCCTTCCTCACTGGAACTGGGAGAATAGAGACTTGGCCTCTAAAGTAGAAGATGCACAAGGCAAGATTCCAGTTCGCGCATACTCTAATGCTGCTAGCGTAGAATTGTTCTTGAACGGTCAATCTCTCGGAGTTAAGAAGTTCAACAAAAAACAAACTAGCGATGGGCGGACTTACCAAGAAGGTGCCAATGCTAAGGAACTCTATCTTGAGTGGAAGGTTGCTTACCAACCAGGTACTTTAGAAGCAGTAGCTCGTGATGAAGCTGGGAAAGAAATTGCACGTGACAAGATTACCACTGCAGGTCAACCAGCAGGTGTTCGTCTCATCAAGGAAGAACACGCAATCGCAGCAGATGGAAAAGACTTGACTTACATCTACTACGAAATCGTAGACAGTGAAGGAAATGTGGTACCAACTGCCAATAATTTGGTTCGTTTCCAATTGCATGGACAAGGTCAACTAGTCGGTGTAGACAACGGGGAACAAGCCAGCCGTGAACGCTACAAGGCGCAACCAGACGGTTCTTGGATCCGTAGAGCCTTTAACGGTAAAGGTGTTGCCATTGTCAAATCAACTGAGCAAGCAGGGAAATTCACCCTTACTGCCCACTCTGATCTCTTGAAATCTAGTCAAGTAACGGTCTTTACTGGTAAAAAAGAAGACCAAGAAAAGACCGTTCTCGGAACAGAAGTACCAAAAGTACGTACTGTTATTGAGAAAGAGCCAAAAATGCCGAAGACAGTTGGTTTTATCTACAGTGATGGCAGTCGTGAAAAACGTCCAGTAACTTGGTCTTCAGTTGATGTGAGCCAAGCAGGAGTTGTGACTGTTAAAGGTATGGCAGACGGACGCGAAGTTGAGGCCCGTGTCGAAATTCTAGCAATTGCAAATGAGCTTCCAACTGTTAAGCGTGTTGCTCCAGGAACAGACTTGAGCGCTGTTGACAAATACGTTTCTATTGCTGTAACGGATGGAAGCGTACAAGAATACGAAGTTGATAAGTGGGAGATTGCGGAAGCAGATAAAGCTAAACTGTCAGTTGCAGGATCACGTATTCAAATGACTGGCCAACTGGGTGGTGAGACTATTCACGCTACCCTTGTAGTAGAAGAAGGTGAGGCCGCAGCACCTGTAGCACCAACTGTAACGGTTGGTGGCGAGTCTGTCGCTGGTCTTACTAGCCAAAATCCAATGCAATATCGAACTCTTGCTTACGGTGCATCCTTGCCAGAAGTTGTAGCAAGTGCTGAAAATGCAGCTGTTACAGTGGTGCAAGCAAGTGCAGCAAACGGCATGCGTGCAAGCATCTTTGTTCAACCAAATGATGGTGGCCCTCTTCAAATGTATGCAATTCAATTCCTCGAAGAAGCACCAAAAATTGACCATTTGAGCCTACAAGTAGAGCAAGCTGACGGTCTTAAAGAAGACCAAACAGTGAAATTGTCTGTCCTTGCACACTATCAAGACGGAACACAAGCAGTTCTACCAGCAGATAAGGTGAACTTCTCTACAAGTGGTGAAGGGGAAGTCGCGGTTCGTAAAGGAATGCTTGAGTTGCATAAGCCAGGAACAGTCACTCTCAAAGCAGAATATGAGGGGGCTAGAGGTCAGATCGATCTCACGATCCAGGCCAATACTGAGAAGAAGATTGCGCAATCTATCCGTCCAGTGAATGTAGTGACTGACTTGCATCAGGAACCAAGTCTTCCAGCAACAGTAACAGTTGAGTATGACAAAGGTTTCCCTAAAGCCCACAAAGTCACTTGGCAAGCCATTCCAAAAGAAAAACTTGATCACTATCAAACCTTTGAAGTTCTAGGTAAAGTTGAAGGTATTGACCTTGAGGCGCGTGCAAAAGTCTCTGTAGAAGGCATCGTTTCAGTTGAAGAAGTTAGTGTGACAACTCCAATCGCAGAAGCACCACAATTACCAGAAAGTGTTCGTACCTATGATTCAAATGGTCACGTTTCATCAGCTAAGGTTACTTGGGATAAGATTCGTCCAGAGCAATACGCCAAGGAAGGTGTCTTTACAGTTAATGGTCGCCTAGAAGGTACGCAATTAACAACTAAACTTCATGTTCGCGTATCTGCTCAAACTGAGAAAGGAGCAAATATTTCTGACCAATGGACCGGTTCAGAATTGCCACTTGCCTTTGCTTCAGACTCAAATCCAACTGATCCTGTTTCAAACGTCAACGATAAATTGATTTCCTTTAATGACCGCCCAGCTAACCGTTGGACAAACTGGAACCGTACTAATCCAGAAGCTTCAGTTGGTGTCCTATTCGGAGATTCAGGTATTTTGAGCAAACGTTCAGTTGATAATCTAAGTGTCGGATTCCACGAAGACCACGGAGTTGGTGTACCGAAGTCTTATGTGATTGAATATTATGTCGGTAAGACCGTTCCAACAGCCCCTAAAAACCCTAGCTTTGTAGGTGAGGAAAACCATGCCTTTAACGATCCTGCAAACTGGAAAGAGGTAAGCAATCTCAAAGCACCAGCTCAATTAAAAGCTGGAGAAATGAATCATTTCAGCTTTGATAAAGTTGAGACCTATGCGGTTCGCATTCGTATGGTTCGACTTGATAGCAAGAAAGGAACGTCTATCACAGAAGTACAAATTTTTGCGAAACAAGTTGCGGCAGCCAAACAAGGACAAACAAGAATCCAAGTTGACGGTAAAGATTTAGCAAACTTTAACCCTGATTTGACAGACTACTACCTTGAGTCTGTAGATGGAAAAGTTCCTGCAGTAACAGCAAGTGTTAGCAACAATGGTCTCGCTACCGTCGTTCCAAGTGTTCGTGAAGGTGAGCCAGTTCGTGTTATCGCGAAGGCTGAAAATGGTGACATCCTAGGAGAATACCGTCTACACTTTACAAGCAATAAAGATTTGCTCTCTCGTAAACCAGTTGCTACGGTCAAACAAGCTCGCTTGCTACAAGTAGGGCAACCGCTTGAATTACCAACTAAGGTTCCTGTTTACTTCACAGGTAAAGACGGTTACGAAACAAAAGACTTGGCAGTTGAATGGGAAGAAGTCCCAGCAGAAAATCTGACAAAAGCAGGTCAATTTACCGTTCGAGGTCGTGTCCTTGGTAGTGATCTTGTTGCTGAGTTCACTGTACGAGTGACAGACAAACTAGGCGAGTCTCTCTCAGATAACCCTAACTACAATGAAAATGGAAACCGTGCATTTGCCTCTGCTACTAATGATATTGACAAGAATTCAAAAGATAGAATTGATTACATCAATGATGGTAATCAGGATGAGAGTCGTCGTTGGACAAACTGGTCTCCAACACCATCTTCTAATCCAGAAGTATCAGCAGGTGTAATCTTCCGTGAAAATGGTAAGATTGTCGAACGGACTGTTGCTCAAGCCAAACTTCACTTCTTTGCAGATAGTGGTACGGATGCACCATCTAAACTCGTTTTAGAACGCTATGTCGGTCCAGAGTTTGAAGTGCCTACCTACTATTCAAACTACCAAGCCTACGATGCAGCCCATCCATTCAACAATCCAGAAAATTGGGAAACTGTGTCTTATCGTGCGGATAAAGACATCGCAGCTGGTGATGAAATCAACGTAACATTTAAAGCTGTCAAAGCCAAAGCCATGAGATGGCGTATGGAGCGTAAAGCTGACAAGAGCGGTGTTGCGATGATTGAGATGACCTTCCTTGCACCGAGTGAATTGCCTCAAGAAAGCACTCAATCGAAGATTCTTGTAGATGGAAACGAACTTCCTGACTTCGCTGAAGATCGTCAAGACTACCAAATCACCTATAAAGGTCAACGTCCAAAAGTCTCAGTCGAAGAAAGTAATCAAGTAGCTTCAACAGTTGTAGATAGCGGAGACGATAGCCTTCCAGTACTTGTTCGCCTTGTTTCAGAAAGTGGAAAACAAGTCAAGGAATACCGTATCCAGTTGACTAAGGAAAACCCAGTTTCTGAGAAGACAGTTGCTGCTGTACAAGAAGATCTTCCAAAACTCGAATTTGTTGAAAAAGATTTGGCTTACAAGACAGTTGAGAAAAAGGATTCAACACTGTATCTAGGTGAAACACGTGTAGAACAAGAAGGAAAAGTTGGTAAGGAACGGATTTTCACAGCGGTTAATCCTAGTGGAAGTAAGGAAGAAAAACTCCGTGAAGTGGTAGAGGCTCCGACAGACCGCATCGTCTTGGTTGGAACTAAACCAGGAACCTCCCTTCCAGAAGATGAAGTGAAGAACCTTGTCCTTAACAGACCAGAACTTGTAATCGAAGAAGAAACAATTGATTTCAAGGTTCAGGAACAAAAGAATGATCAGCTTCCGGCAGGTCAAACCCGTGTTCTCCAAGAAGGACAAAAAGGTATCCGTGTTCACTTGATTGAAGTTGAAAATGGCAAGCGAACTGAAAAAGAAAGCTATGATAAAGTCGTGGCTCAGGATCGCATCGTAGAAGTAGGTACGGCTGGTGAAACGACTAAACCAGTACCGCAAGAGTCTACAAAACCACAAGTATCAGAAAAAACAGATACAAAAGAAATCGCTTCAAGTGCAGCTGGTCAGGTTCAAAAAGAGCAGTTACCAAATACAGGAAGTGCAGAAGGTCAAGCAGCAGTAGCAGCAGGCTTAGCTCTTCTTGGTTTGAGTGCAGGACTAGTAGCCACTAAAGGCAAAAAAGAAGACTAG
- a CDS encoding SpaA isopeptide-forming pilin-related protein encodes MNKKIRSWIQILILCLGVILQSFAPLTQVHATEYNDVITSVGVENRSGEALTQGLDIWQEFRLTADFVLPDNTVHEGDTTTLQLPSEITFSNSSDIELRDASNNLVATGRLDAASKTITLTYTKFVENNSGVRGKFFVYVRVDHDVVSEEKDVDVNVTVGHRVLFAGKIRYNGPPGKYDSKIEKSSFQYKDDEKNVIRYNITVNRNMANYSDVTIKDAFSSPNMTFLPDTFRIYKVDWSWNNGDWKWTNAQDMTETFKNQLVVNANGDGFTLPLGDTNGFGYMIEYRAKANYDLVDGEEITNVANMSYNGSENEQSTSTRTYQIAGGVAEGYVFTIKIHKVDEAGQPLQGAVFEVIRDRNQAVVGRLTTDSDGNASVGKLLRDNYTIREVTAPLGYDKLTEDIKISPDEFGSDKSVERRIENKKTPPKTPTEKEITFKKVDPNGKEIPGAELKIYSGDTVNLEEAPVADWTTVADTSKVIKLAPGTYTLREFDAPEGYQIVGDITFTVNADGSITIKNKGADDTVLAAGPVLTITDKEDTSPKPITFSKVNLGGNEIAGAQIKIYKGDKAEGTAVESWTSTDQPKQLNLEPGIYTFHEEAAPTGYLKVTDITFQVKPNGTVEVTKVGEKDSKGEDNRVVAQNSTLTVTDKDDDVARKITFSKISLGGVEIAGAQIKIYKGDKAEGTAVESWTSEAGKSKELSLAPGTYTFHEEAAPTGYLKVTDITFKVNYDGTVKVTNVGTKDAKGEDNTVVTDGSTIKVTDKDDDLPRKITFSKVSLGGTEIAGAQIKIYKGDKAEGTAVESWTSEAGKSKDLNLAPGTYTFHEEAAPTGYLKVTDITFQVKHDGTVEVTNVGEKDSKGEDNKVVTNGSTVTVTDKDDDLPKAITFSKVNLGGTEIAGAQIKIYKGDKAEGTAVESWTSEAGKSKELNLAPGTYTFHEEAAPTGYLKVTDITFQVKHDGTVEVTNVGEKDSKGEENKVVTNGSTVTVTDKDDDLPRKITFSKVNLAGEEIAGAKIQIFRGEKVAGNPVAEWTSKANQSHVLDLTPGVYTFHEEAAPTGYLAVTDITFQVNYDGTVTVVNASGNQVEFKDGKLVVTDQTEPENPNLPNTGSESGQAALAAGLALLALGAGLVATKRRKED; translated from the coding sequence ATGAACAAGAAAATAAGATCTTGGATTCAGATCCTTATTCTTTGTTTGGGAGTTATTCTCCAATCATTTGCCCCTCTGACGCAAGTACATGCGACAGAGTATAATGATGTGATCACTAGTGTTGGTGTTGAAAACAGATCTGGTGAAGCTTTAACGCAAGGGTTGGATATTTGGCAAGAATTCCGTCTTACTGCAGATTTTGTTTTGCCAGATAATACGGTGCATGAAGGTGATACAACAACACTTCAATTGCCATCAGAGATTACATTTTCAAACTCTTCAGACATTGAATTACGAGATGCTTCTAACAATCTTGTAGCTACTGGTCGTTTAGATGCAGCTAGCAAAACAATTACTCTAACTTACACAAAGTTTGTTGAGAATAATTCTGGCGTTAGGGGGAAATTCTTTGTCTATGTCCGAGTTGACCATGACGTTGTTTCAGAAGAAAAAGACGTTGATGTTAACGTTACAGTAGGCCATAGAGTTCTATTTGCAGGGAAAATCCGTTACAACGGCCCTCCAGGGAAATACGACTCTAAAATTGAAAAGAGTTCCTTCCAATACAAGGATGACGAGAAAAATGTAATCCGTTATAACATTACTGTAAACCGCAATATGGCGAACTACAGTGATGTCACTATCAAAGATGCTTTCTCTTCTCCAAATATGACCTTCCTACCAGATACTTTTCGTATTTACAAAGTAGATTGGAGTTGGAATAACGGAGACTGGAAATGGACTAATGCTCAGGATATGACCGAAACCTTTAAAAACCAACTAGTGGTAAATGCGAATGGTGATGGTTTCACCCTTCCTTTAGGAGATACTAATGGTTTTGGTTATATGATCGAGTATCGAGCTAAAGCGAATTATGATCTAGTTGATGGTGAGGAAATCACGAACGTAGCCAACATGAGCTACAATGGTAGTGAGAATGAACAATCAACAAGCACACGTACCTACCAGATTGCAGGTGGTGTTGCGGAAGGATATGTTTTCACCATTAAAATTCATAAGGTAGACGAAGCAGGCCAACCTTTGCAAGGTGCAGTTTTTGAAGTAATTCGTGATCGTAACCAAGCTGTTGTTGGACGATTGACAACAGATTCTGATGGTAACGCTAGTGTAGGCAAATTGTTGCGAGACAACTATACAATTCGTGAAGTAACTGCTCCTCTTGGCTATGACAAATTAACTGAAGATATTAAAATTTCTCCAGATGAGTTTGGTTCAGACAAATCAGTAGAACGTCGAATTGAAAATAAGAAGACACCTCCGAAGACTCCAACTGAAAAAGAGATTACTTTCAAAAAGGTGGATCCAAATGGAAAAGAAATTCCAGGAGCGGAACTGAAAATCTATAGTGGAGATACAGTCAATCTTGAAGAGGCACCTGTTGCAGACTGGACTACTGTAGCTGACACTTCTAAAGTGATTAAGCTGGCACCAGGGACCTACACTCTAAGAGAGTTCGATGCTCCAGAGGGATATCAAATTGTAGGAGATATTACTTTTACTGTTAATGCTGACGGTTCTATCACTATTAAGAATAAGGGAGCTGATGACACTGTTCTTGCAGCTGGTCCAGTTCTGACTATTACCGATAAAGAGGATACTAGTCCAAAACCAATTACCTTCAGTAAGGTAAACCTTGGAGGGAATGAAATCGCTGGTGCACAGATTAAGATCTACAAGGGCGACAAGGCAGAAGGCACAGCCGTAGAAAGCTGGACTTCAACTGACCAACCTAAGCAACTGAATCTTGAACCAGGCATCTACACTTTCCATGAGGAAGCAGCCCCAACTGGCTACCTCAAAGTAACGGATATCACTTTCCAAGTTAAACCTAACGGTACTGTTGAAGTGACAAAAGTAGGTGAAAAAGATTCTAAAGGTGAAGACAATCGTGTTGTAGCCCAAAATTCAACTCTGACAGTTACTGATAAAGATGACGATGTAGCTCGTAAAATCACGTTCAGTAAAATTAGTCTTGGTGGGGTTGAAATCGCAGGAGCACAAATCAAGATCTACAAAGGCGATAAGGCAGAAGGCACAGCCGTAGAAAGCTGGACTTCAGAAGCTGGTAAGTCTAAAGAATTGAGCTTGGCACCAGGTACATACACTTTCCATGAGGAAGCAGCCCCAACTGGTTACCTCAAAGTAACGGATATCACTTTTAAAGTTAACTATGACGGAACAGTTAAAGTGACGAATGTTGGTACTAAGGATGCTAAAGGCGAGGACAATACTGTCGTAACCGATGGTTCAACAATCAAAGTCACTGATAAAGATGATGACCTTCCACGTAAGATTACCTTCAGCAAGGTTAGCCTTGGTGGAACAGAAATCGCAGGCGCACAAATCAAGATCTACAAGGGCGATAAGGCAGAAGGCACAGCCGTAGAAAGCTGGACTTCAGAAGCTGGTAAGTCTAAAGATCTCAACTTGGCTCCAGGTACTTATACTTTCCATGAGGAAGCCGCTCCAACCGGTTACCTCAAAGTAACGGACATCACTTTCCAAGTCAAACATGACGGCACAGTGGAAGTGACCAACGTTGGTGAAAAAGACTCTAAGGGTGAAGACAACAAGGTCGTAACCAACGGCTCAACTGTTACAGTAACGGATAAAGACGATGACCTTCCCAAAGCCATTACTTTCAGTAAAGTTAACCTTGGTGGTACAGAAATTGCAGGAGCTCAAATCAAGATCTACAAGGGCGACAAGGCAGAAGGCACAGCCGTAGAAAGCTGGACATCTGAAGCTGGTAAGTCTAAAGAGCTCAACTTGGCCCCAGGTACTTACACCTTCCATGAGGAAGCCGCTCCAACTGGTTACCTCAAAGTAACGGACATCACTTTCCAAGTCAAACACGACGGCACAGTGGAAGTGACAAACGTTGGTGAGAAAGACTCTAAGGGTGAAGAAAACAAAGTTGTAACCAACGGCTCAACTGTTACAGTAACGGATAAAGACGATGACCTTCCACGTAAGATCACCTTCAGTAAGGTAAACCTAGCGGGTGAAGAAATCGCGGGTGCAAAAATCCAAATTTTCCGAGGAGAAAAAGTTGCAGGTAATCCTGTGGCTGAATGGACTTCAAAAGCCAATCAATCACATGTACTTGATTTGACTCCGGGAGTATATACTTTCCATGAAGAAGCCGCTCCAACTGGATACTTAGCAGTAACAGATATTACATTCCAAGTTAACTACGACGGAACTGTAACAGTGGTAAATGCTAGTGGAAATCAGGTTGAGTTCAAGGATGGTAAGTTAGTAGTAACGGACCAAACTGAACCAGAAAATCCTAACCTACCAAACACTGGAAGTGAATCTGGACAAGCTGCATTAGCAGCAGGTTTAGCTCTTCTAGCTTTAGGTGCAGGTCTTGTAGCAACTAAACGAAGAAAAGAAGACTAA